One part of the Onychomys torridus chromosome 13, mOncTor1.1, whole genome shotgun sequence genome encodes these proteins:
- the LOC118595024 gene encoding glycerol kinase-like — protein MADAKKAVLGPLVGAVDQGTSSTRFLVFNPKTAEVLDYHQVEVNQELPREGWVEEDPKEILQSVYHCIEKTCEKLGQQSIEISNIKAIGVTNQRETTIVWDKVTGEPLYNALVWLDLRTQSTVEALNKSISEGNNFIKTKTGLPISTYFSAVKLCWLIDNVTKVKKAIEDGRALFGTVDTWLIWNMTGGVNGGVHCTDVTNASRTMLFNIHSLQWDEELCNFFKIPMSILPRIRSSSEIYGLMKTGVLEGVPISGCLGDQSAALVGQLCFQDGQAKNTYGTGCFLLCNTGQKCVASEHGLLTTVAYKLGRDEPVYYALEGSIGIAGAVVSWLKNNIKIIKASREIENLAREVGTSYGCYFVPAFSGLYAPYWDPSARGIICGLTQFTNKCHIAFAALEAVCFQTKEILEAMNTDSGTPMKHLQVDGGMTENKILMQLQADILCIPVMRPSMRETTALGAAMAAGAAEGVRVWSLDPKDLSVVQMEKFDPKINIEESEVRYATWKKAVMKSMGWVLTQTPESGEPGMFSSLTLGFYIVSSMMILIGARYI, from the coding sequence ATGGCAGACGCTAAGAAAGCGGTTTTGGGGCCGTTGGTGGGGGCAGTGGACCAAGGTACCAGCTCAACACGTTTTTTGGTTTTCAATCCCAAAACAGCTGAAGTCCTTGATTATCATCAAGTGGAAGTAAATCAGGAGTTGCCCAGAGAAGGATGGGTAGAAGAAGACCCAAAGGAAATCCTGCAGTCTGTGTACCACTGTATAGAGAAAACATGTGAGAAACTTGGACAGCAGAGCATTGAGATTTCCAACATAAAAGCTATCGGTGTCACCAATCAGCGAGAAACGACTATAGTCTGGGACAAGGTAACTGGAGAACCTCTCTACAACGCGTTGGTGTGGCTTGACCTAAGGACGCAGTCCACTGTGGAGGCCCTCAACAAAAGCATTTCAGAGGGCAATAACTTTATCAAGACCAAGACAGGCCTCCCAATCAGCACTTACTTCAGTGCGGTGAAACTCTGCTGGCTCATTGACAATGTAACAAAAGTAAAAAAGGCTATCGAAGACGGAAGAGCTCTTTTTGGGACGGTTGACACGTGGCTTATCTGGAATATGACTGGAGGCGTCAACGGAGGTGTCCACTGTACCGATGTAACTAACGCAAGCAGGACCATGCTTTTCAATATCCATTCTTTGCAATGGGATGAAGAGCtctgcaatttttttaaaattccaatgaGCATCCTTCCCAGAATCCGGAGCTCTTCTGAGATCTATGGCCTAATGAAAACTGGCGTGTTGGAAGGTGTGCCAATATCTGGGTGTCTGGGGGACCAGTCTGCTGCTTTGGTGGGACAACTATGCTTCCAGGATGGGCAAGCCAAAAACACATACGGAACAGGCTGTTTCTTACTATGCAACACAGGGCAAAAGTGTGTAGCTTCTGAACATGGCCTTCTGACCACAGTGGCTTACAAGCTTGGCAGAGATGAACCTGTCTATTATGCACTGGAAGGTTCCATAGGTATAGCTGGTGCTGTTGTTAGCTGGctaaaaaacaatattaaaattattaaggcATCAAGGGAAATTGAAAATTTAGCTAGAGAAGTAGGCACTTCTTATGGCTGCTACTTTGTTCCAGCTTTTTCAGGGTTATATGCACCTTATTGGGACCCTAGTGCAAGAGGGATCATCTGTGGACTCACTCAGTTCACCAATAAATGCCACATTGCATTTGCTGCGTTAGAAGCTGTTTGTTTCCAAACCAAAGAGATTTTAGAGGCCATGAATACTGATAGTGGAACACCAATGAAACATTTGCAGGTAGATGGAGGAATGACCGAGAACAAAATCCTTATGCAACTGCAAGCAGACATTCTGTGCATTCCAGTGATGAGACCTTCCATGCGAGAAACAACTGCCCTGGGAGCCGCCATGGCAGCAGGGGCAGCAGAAGGAGTTAGGGTGTGGAGCCTGGACCCCAAGGACTTGTCAGTCGTCCAGATGGAGAAGTTTGATCCTAAGATCAACATTGAGGAAAGTGAAGTTCGTTATGCCACATGGAAGAAAGCTGTGATGAAGTCAATGGGTTGGGTTTTGACTCAGACTCCTGAAAGTGGTGAGCCCGGTATGTTCAGCAGCCTGACTTTGGGCTTCTATATAGTGAGTAGCATGATGATATTAATTGGAGCAAGGTACATCTAA